From the genome of Ictidomys tridecemlineatus isolate mIctTri1 unplaced genomic scaffold, mIctTri1.hap1 Scaffold_4186, whole genome shotgun sequence:
aggccagggagactGTCCTGAAGACCCGGAACTGGGCGCCTTCCTGAGACCCCTCGGTGAGAACATGGTCCTCCAGCAGGGATTCTTCTGCGAATTTATGCCAGAGATCGTCAGAAAAATAGAGGCCTTCGAGGAGCAATGGATGGACCCTCCAGCCGGCCCGCAGGGGCCCATCCCATATCtccctgcttgggcccccgccCCTAGTCCAGTGAGGCGCTCTTCTAATCCCGCCTATGACGTGGATTTCCACCTTCTGAGGCCCTTCCCCACCTCACCGCTGCAACCTCTACCTCCCTCTCCAAGTTCAAGTCCCCAGGTGCATCCTCAGAGCTCTCCACGCCCTAGGAGCAAAGCCTGCAGACGTCTGTTCTAGGAAGAAAGgaacttctccccaccccaccgccGGACCCAACTCCTGGACACTCTCCTGGGGGGCCTGCTGCATACCCAGAGCCCCTCAATAGTCAGCAATTCTGTGCTGACCATTGTTTCTTCTGTACCCGATTGTAAGGAAGTAAAGACATCACCAAGAGAAGGCAGATTCCACATTTCATCTTGGAAATGGAAAATCTTCAGGGAAACCGAAAACTGTGTTTTCAGATTTGGGGGATTCTCACAGGATCATTCTctaaacacacacaacacacacacacacacacacacaaacacacacacacacacacacacacacacacacacacacaccaccattTCCCTGCATTTTCTTGACgtttttttctctcaaatgcaCTTTTAAACTCATATCATCATTCCCCTCTTTTCTCCCCAAACCAAGAAATCACCGGATTTCTTATGCTGTGACTTTCCTTCTGTGTTTGCCCATGGATTTATGAAGACATTCAGCCATAGCAAGTctagttcttcatttttccacctgCTGCCCCATTGAACTGCCAAAGACTATGATGGTTGCTACATCTGATTGTATGGTGTTTATTCTCAGCAGTATCTTAACCTGTTGAAGAAATTATCTTCCAATCTTACTTCTTAATGTAAATGAGATTTATGTGGAATTCTATCAGATGTTGTCAGCATGCATtggaatatactttttaaatatgttcCTCTGGTGATTTAAACCAATAGACTGATGGAAATGTTTGCTTTACTGCTATTCCGCAGTGTTTTCTaccatttaaattgtaccctgttttttttctaatgtaaataaaacttgtaacatttgaaatgttaatttattaccatgtttgcttcatttctgtaaagtaaaatattacaaaactgaAGTCAAAGggtcattttatttcaaaacatcagTAAATATTCAGATTGACCACTGCaccttactaatttttatttttaattgtagctgaacagaatacctttattttatttattcatctattttttttctttcatgtcatgctgaggattgaacccagcgcctgcatggactaggcaagggttctactgctgagctgcaaCTCCAACCCCACATTACCAATTCTTTCCTACCTTATTTATTCTTAACATTCTACTCATTCAGTCTAGCCTCAATTTTCATCTGGCTGAATAATATCCTTTAATAGATATTTCTACCATGTCCTATGTGTGGTAAACTATCTTGGTTCTATAAGTTTGAACATTGCTTTGCATGATAAACTCTCTTAGTATTGCATGCCTGAAAAGGCCATTATTACTCATGTATGAttatttgaatttggtgtcaacataccttatatataatcagagatataacaaatgttatataatatatatatatatatatatatatatatagttataacaTTATAactctctatatatatttatatatatataggtataatgttatatatatgatataaaaagtggcgtattaagaattttaatgcaaaataaattttaaaaagtaaaaaatgccagtatttcatattcattcttaaatataaaatgatatataactGCTTGAACAATATTCACCTATTGCCATTTTTGTGTTTGCAAGATAAAATGTCTGCCAATCAAGTTGTTTTTCCTTTATATGTGACTTTTCTACTCattgtagtatatttttaaattgtcttattttactttttgtgttccttgatttttaaatatttttattattgcattatagttatacataatagtggggttcatttttgacacacatacatgcatagaatataattgGTTCCATTTTAATAGGCAgtactttatttttccttatatccTTTCTcccctgttcctcttcctctctactagtcttccttctttttatttttagctttttaatcaGTTTCTTTATAGATAATACACAATGATAGAATGCACTATgacatattcacatatgtacatagcataatttgataaattttattccACAGTTCtacccttttcccatccctcctccttctcccttaaTTCCCTTCTTTCATTCCACTGATGtcccaaagaaaaaatttaagagcATGAATAAAGagcttttaaaatgagaaaatcttttccactactcttctgacagggaATTAATACTtagaatatattaagaactcaaaatcttaatcccccccaaaaaaaatcacaaaatatgcaatcaataattgggcaaaagaattaaacacacttctgaaaataagaaatacaaacgactaacaaacatgaaaaaaaattttcaaaatgttcaacatccctagaaatcagggaaatgtacatcaaaactacattgagatttcatctccaattagaatggcaatcatcaagaataaaaaataataaatacttgagAGGATGTAGAGGAAATAATACACTCAAATATTGTTAGTGGTTCTACAAATTAGTAGAATCAGTGTGTTAAGCAGTGTGATTTGAGTCTCAACAGAAACacaaccatcatatgacccaactacccttgatatttatcccaaagaactaatatcagcatagtatagtgataTAGACACATCAGTGTTTAGAGCAATgcaagtcacaatagccaagttatggaaccagcccaggtgcccatcaacagaatagtggagagagaaaatatggtgtgtatatatacacaatttgtgtgtgtgtgtgtgtgtgtgtgtgtacagtcataaagaagaatgaaactatgttatttgctggcaaatggatggaactggagaacatcatgtaagtgaaataaaccagagtcaaaaaatcaaagatgaaatgttttctctcatatgcagaagctagagaaaaataaagggggaaagGGTGAtcacattttagtatttttaaaaatgtttatttgcctTTCATTTCCACAGCCTTCCTGCAATGTTGTCTAGAGGTAGGCTCTCTTGCCCTTTGGCTTTATAGAATTTAACAAAATCTTAGGATCTGTAATTTCAGTATATCTTACATATCCCCAGGTTGAAAATCCAATCACATACATAATGGCATTATCCAATCTATCTTTTGTTTATGCTTCTGTAGGAAAGTTTTTGTTTCAATGATTTTGTTTTCCTCGATTTTTACCTACTTCTTGTTTTAAAACTTCTCCCACTGGGTATCAGAAAGTTCTATTTAGGTATGTTCATGGATATTGCTTCAATActtaagttttgaaaatttttaaactcTAAACTGTTCAGTtacttcaattttcttttgttgttgttgttgtgtttgtactagagattgaactcaggggcacttgaccactgagccacatccccagccttttttaatattttatttagagacagggtctcactgtgttgcttagggcctcactaagttgttgaggctgcctttgaacttgtgaccctcctgcctcagagttacttggattgtaggcatgtgccaccattcctggctaaTTCAATTTCCTTACAAGTAAAATCTCCCATTGTTTTTAAT
Proteins encoded in this window:
- the LOC144373501 gene encoding proline-rich protein 23C-like yields the protein MVGIRPRSPSACPAPWGGTQPGGPGPAKRRRLEEPADPAEAPAEPTWQNSAAAANATALTSVVVLARGCSLQVPMDEGDLVLQPAPGLVLQVNLQGHNLILIPEGLVGATDQRPGGQGDCPEDPELGAFLRPLGENMVLQQGFFCEFMPEIVRKIEAFEEQWMDPPAGPQGPIPYLPAWAPAPSPVRRSSNPAYDVDFHLLRPFPTSPLQPLPPSPSSSPQVHPQSSPRPRSKACRRLF